Proteins encoded together in one Plutella xylostella chromosome 17, ilPluXylo3.1, whole genome shotgun sequence window:
- the LOC105387710 gene encoding EKC/KEOPS complex subunit Tprkb, whose translation MAIEPYICPLDPETGSHLKLYLFKDVENVEEIRSNIVSGAWDCAAINPRLVLAPLQVATAAGRAALAARRGALVTRSPAAELLFNLSLSKNISQSLSKFGLGTSGELLVGFIVHSEDRSEAILPQIKGEMVPIEQLRTFTDMKELKTVYKLKSLGEKSDEDLLDVIISRMVTKNFISH comes from the coding sequence atggCAATAGAACCGTACATCTGTCCGCTGGATCCCGAGACAGGTTCTCATCTCAAGCTGTACTTATTCAAAGATGTTGAGAACGTGGAAGAGATCAGGAGCAACATAGTGTCGGGTGCGTGGGACTGCGCGGCGATCAACCCGCGGCTGGTGTTGGCGCCGCTGCAGGTGGCgacggcggcggggcgggcggcgctggcggcgcggcgcggggcgctcGTGACCCGCTCGCCCGCCGCCGAGCTGCTGTTCAACCTGTCCCTCAGCAAGAACATCAGCCAGAGCCTCAGCAAGTTCGGTCTCGGCACGAGCGGGGAACTGCTCGTGGGATTCATCGTCCACTCAGAGGAccgcagcgaggcaatactTCCACAGATCAAAGGTGAAATGGTGCCCATAGAACAACTGAGGACATTTACAGACATGAAGGAGTTGAAAACTGTGTATAAACTGAAAAGTTTGGGTGAAAAATCTGATGAGGATTTGTTAGATGTTATTATAAGTAGAATGGTTActaagaattttatctcacattGA
- the LOC105387711 gene encoding enoyl-CoA hydratase domain-containing protein 2, mitochondrial — MLASKFSNLRLLKNKSIIRLLSTEIHEQTENVGPIEYKRLTGADRGVVLYGLNSPRDRNALGHELVQSMREVNHLIREDTKVSVVILHSTVPGIFCAGANLKERFKLNDEEVAKFVRRLRETFIEVEDLPMPTIAAVEGAAVGGGLELALACDIRIAAESAKLGLVETGRGLIPGAGGTQRLPRVIHPNIAKELIFTSRIVSGKEAKELGIVNHVVPQNENKNAAFEKAMELAREIIVNAPVALRCAKQAINEGVQLTIKDGYEIEQKWYEVNVPTKDRQEGMISFMEKRKPVYQGH, encoded by the exons ATGCTAGCCTCAAAGTTCAGCAACttaagactattgaaaaataagtCTATAATTCGGTTACTGTCGACTGAGATACATGAGCAGACGGAGAATGTGGGTCCCATCGAGTACAAGCGGCTGACGGGCGCGGACCGCGGCGTGGTGCTGTACGGCCTCAACAGCCCGCGCGACCGCAACGCGCTGGGCCACGAGCTGGTGCAGAGCATGCGCGAGGTCAACCACCTCATCCGCGAGGACACCAAGGTGTCCGTGGTCATACTGCACAGCACCGTGCCCGGGATCTTCTGTGCAG GTGCAAATTTGAAAGAACGCTTTAAGCTGAATGATGAGGAGGTAGCCAAGTTTGTACGCAGACTAAGAGAAACCTTCATTGAGGTGGAAGATCTGCCAATGCCAACTATAGCAGCTGTGGAGGGTGCAGCTGTTGGAGGTGGTCTGGAGCTGGCTCTGGCGTGCGACATCCGCATTGCAGCAGAGTCCGCCAAGCTGGGGCTGGTCGAGACTGGCCGGGGCCTCATTCCTGGAGCTGGAGGCACCCAAAGGCTTCCCCGAGTCATACATCCCAATATTGCTAAAGAACTCATCTTCACTTCAAGAATAGTAAGTGGAAAGGAAGCCAAAGAATTAG GAATTGTTAATCATGTGGTACCACAAAATGAAAACAAGAATGCAGCATTTGAAAAGGCTATGGAGCTGGCCAGAGAAATAATAGTGAATGCACCTGTGGCCCTGCGCTGTGCCAAGCAGGCCATCAACGAGGGGGTCCAGCTCACCATCAAGGATGGATATGAAATTGAACAGAAGTGGTATGAAGTGAATGTTCCCACCAAGGACAGACAAGAGGGAATGATTTCATTCATGGAAAAAAGGAAACCTGTCTACCAGGGGCATTAG
- the LOC105387713 gene encoding phosphomannomutase, with translation MAARKNVLYLFDVDGTLTPPRQRISEPLRDFLLQQVSPRVRLGLVSGSDYGKIVEQLNGEDVAAKFDYVFCENGLVHYQNGELKSKQSILNHLGETKLQKLINFALNYLSKIELPAKRGNFIEFRSGMINISPVGRSCSQEEREQFVVYDTEHRIRAKFVEALQDEFKDINLTFALGGQISIDVFPTGWDKTYCLNHVAEAKFDEIHFFGDKTAPGGNDYEIFTHESTLGHTVTSPDDTKEQLKKLLNI, from the coding sequence ATGGCAGCTCGCAAGAATGTTCTGTACCTGTTCGACGTGGACGGCACGCTCACGCCGCCACGTCAGCGCATCTCCGAGCCGCTGCGGGACTTCCTGCTGCAGCAGGTGAGCCCGCGCGTGCGCCTCGGCCTCGTCAGCGGCTCCGACTACGGCAAGATCGTGGAGCAACTGAATGGCGAAGATGTGGCGGCCAAGTTTGACTATGTGTTCTGTGAGAATGGACTAGTTCATTACCAAAATGGTGAGCTCAAGAGCAAACAGAGCATACTCAATCATCTTGGGGAGACAAAGCTTCAGAAACTTATAAATTTTGCCCTGAACTATCTGTCTAAAATAGAATTACCAGCAAAAAGAGGTAACTTCATAGAGTTCAGGTCGGGCATGATCAACATCTCCCCGGTGGGCAGGTCCTGCAGCCAGGAGGAGAGGGAGCAGTTTGTTGTCTATGACACAGAACATAGAATAAGAGCTAAGTTTGTAGAAGCATTGCAAGATGAATTTAAAGATATCAACTTGACTTTTGCTCTGGGAGGGCAAATAAGTATTGATGTGTTTCCAACTGGATGGGACAAGACCTACTGCCTCAACCATGTTGCTGAAGCCAAGTTTGATGAAATACATTTCTTTGGGGACAAGACGGCCCCTGGAGGCAATGACTATGAGATCTTCACACATGAGAGCACCCTGGGGCACACAGTCACTTCCCCTGATGATACCaaagaacaacttaaaaaGCTTCTGAATATTTAA
- the LOC105387712 gene encoding N-sulphoglucosamine sulphohydrolase translates to MPSAPRALSAILLCLSITETVLSNKPQNVLVLLAYDGGFEIGAYRNKICQTPNIDALAKDSLLFNNAFTSVSSCSPSRAALLTGTPSHQNGMYGLHHAVHHFNSFNNVTSLPVLLSKHGVMTGIIGKKHVGPGSVYKFDYEQTEENNHINQVGRNITHMKLLAREFLKMANDAKKPFFLYLGFHDPHRCGHSEPQFGPFCERFGSGEEGMGLIPDWQPWYYQWDEVQLPYNIQDTEAARRDVAAQYTTMSRLDQGVALILKELEAAGHKDDTLVIYTSDNGIPFPSGRTNFYDPGLREPLLISSPSPNARKHETSGSMVSLLDIFPTVLDWFKIPMAEEESNDIWGSDKPKSLLPILEKEPVPTEQDAIFASQTHHEITMYYPMRAVRTRRYKLIHNLNFGMPFPIDQDLYVSPTFQDILNRTRSKQNLPWYKNLKQYYYRPQWELYDIRTDPAETNNLHGKPSLAAVEAALRERLSAWQRATRDPWLCSPDAVLEKNEESNPVCMSLDNGLLQYYSG, encoded by the exons ATGCCGAGTGCACCGCGGGCGTTATCGGCTATTTTGTTGTGTTTATCGATCACTGAAACTGTGTTATCTAATAAGCCACAGAACGTCCTCGTACTTTTAG cttACGATGGTGGTTTTGAAATTGGGGCATATCGAAATAAAATATGCCAAACACCAAATATCGACGCATTAGCAAAAGATAGTCTTCTCTTCAATAATGCTTTTACTTCAGTTAGCAGTTGTTCacctag TCGAGCTGCTTTACTTACTGGAACTCCCAGCCACCAAAATGGCATGTATGGTCTCCATCATGCGGTCCATCACTTCAACTCCTTCAACAACGTCACCAGCTTACCCGTGCTGCTCAGTAAACACGGAGTTATGACAG GTATTATTGGGAAAAAACATGTTGGTCCCGGGAGCGTATACAAGTTTGACTATGAACAAACTGAGGAGAACAACCATATCAATCAGGTTGGACGTAACATCACACACATGAAACTGCTTGCCAGAGAGTTCCTCAAGATGGCGAATGATGCTAAAAA gCCTTTTTTCCTGTACTTGGGTTTCCACGACCCGCACCGCTGCGGACACTCGGAGCCACAGTTCGGTCCGTTCTGCGAGCGCTTCGGCTCCGGCGAGGAGGGCATGGGGCTCATCCCCGACTGGCAGCCGTGGTACTACCAGTGGGACGAGGTGCAGCTGCCTTACAACATCCAG GATACCGAGGCTGCAAGGAGAGACGTAGCTGCACAATATACAACAATGTCTCGGCTTGACCAAG GGGTTGCGCTTATTTTGAAGGAGCTTGAGGCAGCCGGTCATAAGGATGACACGTTAGTGATCTACACGTCAGACAATGGTATTCCATTTCCGTCAGGAAGGACCAACTTTTACGACCCCGGCCTTCGAGAACCATTGCTCATATCGTCACCCAGCCCAAACGCACGGAAACAtgag acGTCAGGTTCTATGGTGAGCCTCTTGGATATCTTTCCAACAGTACTGGACTGGTTCAAGATTCCTATGGCAGAAGAAGAAAGCAATGATATATGGGGATCAGATAAACCGAAAAGTCTTCTTCCTATCCTCGAAAAAG AGCCAGTTCCAACGGAACAAGACGCAATTTTTGCGTCACAGACTCACCATGAGATCACGATGTACTATCCCATGCGCGCCGTGCGCACGCGCCGCTACAAGCTCATCCACAACCTCAACTTCGGGATGCCATTCCCCATCGACCAAGATCTCTACGTCTCCCCTACATTCCAGGATATTCTAAATCGTACCCGCAGTAAACAAAACCTTCCATGGTACAAGAACCTCAAGCAATATTATTACAGGCCCCAGTGGGAATTATACGATATTCGAACAGATCCAGCTGAGACTAATAACTTGCACG GCAAGCCTTCGCTGGCGGCTGTGGAGGCGGCGCTGCGCGAGCGGCTGTCGGCGTGGCAGCGTGCCACGCGGGACCCGTGGCTGTGCTCGCCCGACGCGGTGCTCGAGAAGAACGAGGAGAGCAACCCAGTGTGCATGAGCCTCGATAATGGCCTTCTACAATATTATTCTGGATAA
- the LOC105387714 gene encoding 28S ribosomal protein S33, mitochondrial, translating to MATNYAKYAQLINASTNYARRMKRLSNRIFSEVAIPTNDKSLKVVKMFSARPLHSDEAVLHYYPRHPETHALALRLRELGLFRDEHQDFKDEMRRLRELRGKVKVWRRKLQDNNKE from the coding sequence ATGGCAACTAACTACGCCAAGTACGCGCAGCTGATCAACGCGAGCACCAACTACGCGCGGCGCATGAAGCGGCTCTCCAACCGCATCTTCAGCGAGGTGGCGATCCCCACCAACGACAAGTCGCTGAAGGTGGTGAAGATGTTCTCGGCGCGGCCGCTGCACTCCGACGAGGCGGTGCTGCACTACTACCCGCGCCACCCGGAGACGCACGCGCTGGCGCTGCGCCTGCGCGAGCTGGGCCTGTTCCGCGACGAGCACCAGGACTTCAAGGACGAGATGCGCCGCCTGCGCGAGCTGCGCGGGAAGGTCAAGGTCTGGAGGCGCAAGCTGCAGGACAACAACAAGGAGTAG